The Novosphingobium terrae genome has a window encoding:
- a CDS encoding putative bifunctional diguanylate cyclase/phosphodiesterase, with protein MARATHIENELRALGRRSPQRHPVSDLPTREPLLLLMAEDGSGTLGIIALEDFDRLCALDPEKADDMLKTLALRLLRMTGGRRMVAQVDRARLAIWLGPDVAVCDAHGQLEAISYALHAPLDEEMSFAGQLTVHHATFDHAVETPQNALARLLAVVNSRPGRGGMVHRVNDAAVSNDREQFALEQDLRHALTRGELELCYQPQIDARKGRVAGAEALLRWRSPVHGMVSPMRFIPLLEQLGLIEEVGLWVLNAACRMARQWQALELGSLSVAVNVAPQQLEDATFHARVRRTLEAQGLAPQALEIELTESQAVADPNRAERQFTPLRALGVKIAIDDFGTGFSSFSALRKLDFDKIKIDREFVTDVEQRRDSQAICQSMIALARGLGIRVIAEGVERAEEYRWLLHHGCHEFQGFYFSRPLAGPDFADFLRNSAGLTAKLAVDPRQSQQKILQRFGS; from the coding sequence TTGGCCCGCGCCACCCATATCGAGAATGAGTTGCGGGCGCTGGGCCGGCGTTCGCCGCAGCGTCATCCGGTATCAGATTTGCCGACGCGCGAGCCGCTTCTTTTGCTGATGGCGGAGGATGGCAGTGGCACGCTGGGCATTATAGCCCTCGAAGATTTCGATCGGCTCTGCGCGCTCGACCCCGAAAAGGCCGATGACATGCTCAAAACACTCGCTTTGCGTTTGTTGCGCATGACAGGGGGGCGGCGCATGGTGGCGCAGGTCGACCGGGCGCGGCTTGCGATCTGGTTGGGGCCGGATGTTGCCGTCTGCGATGCCCATGGACAGTTGGAGGCGATCAGCTACGCACTTCATGCACCGCTGGACGAGGAAATGTCCTTCGCCGGGCAACTGACTGTCCATCATGCCACCTTCGACCATGCGGTGGAAACGCCGCAAAATGCTTTGGCCCGCCTGCTGGCGGTGGTCAATTCGCGGCCGGGGCGTGGCGGCATGGTTCACCGTGTGAATGATGCCGCTGTTTCAAACGATCGCGAGCAATTCGCGCTGGAACAGGATCTGCGCCATGCCCTGACGCGCGGCGAGTTGGAGCTGTGCTATCAGCCCCAGATCGACGCCAGAAAGGGCCGGGTCGCGGGCGCGGAAGCGCTGCTGCGCTGGCGCAGCCCGGTGCATGGCATGGTCTCGCCGATGCGCTTTATCCCCTTGCTGGAGCAGCTTGGGTTGATCGAGGAGGTCGGCCTCTGGGTGCTCAACGCCGCCTGCCGCATGGCCCGGCAATGGCAGGCGCTGGAGCTGGGTAGCCTGTCGGTCGCGGTCAATGTCGCACCGCAACAGCTGGAGGATGCCACCTTTCATGCGCGTGTGCGCCGCACGCTCGAAGCGCAGGGGCTGGCGCCTCAGGCGCTGGAGATTGAGCTGACCGAATCGCAGGCCGTCGCTGACCCCAATCGTGCCGAGCGGCAGTTCACGCCGCTGCGCGCGCTGGGCGTGAAGATCGCCATCGATGATTTCGGCACGGGATTTTCCAGCTTTTCGGCGCTGCGCAAGCTTGATTTTGACAAGATCAAGATCGACCGCGAATTCGTGACAGACGTAGAGCAGCGGCGTGACAGTCAGGCCATTTGCCAGAGCATGATCGCCTTGGCGCGCGGCCTTGGCATCCGCGTGATTGCCGAAGGTGTCGAGCGCGCCGAGGAATATCGCTGGCTGCTGCATCACGGCTGCCACGAATTTCAGGGCTTCTATTTTTCCCGGCCGCTGGCTGGGCCCGATTTCGCCGATTTCCTGCGCAATAGCGCCGGGCTTACTGCGAAGCTGGCTGTCGATCCCCGGCAGTCTCAACAGAAGATTTTACAAAGGTTTGGTTCATGA
- a CDS encoding LysM peptidoglycan-binding domain-containing protein encodes MIRRLAGQGAAAFLLALSVAGCSHDTRPKPVAVPALTVTPERIDAIQTSLLAGDRKGAEKLLKALLKLEPMNPKLQLLADSLDKDPQELLGPKSYPYTVQPDETITDIAERLLGNRLKAYQLARYNQLATPVALTPGQVLRIPGELPVAKPQPAPPAPERPRRPAPMAKPAAPAPVKPVVNPGAAQHLRAQGLAALNRGAVGEAVGLLRKARALDPGNALIARDLGRAERIAATVRASAKK; translated from the coding sequence ATGATCCGGCGATTGGCTGGCCAAGGCGCAGCGGCATTTCTTCTGGCCCTTTCGGTGGCGGGCTGTTCGCATGACACAAGGCCCAAGCCTGTGGCCGTCCCTGCGCTGACCGTCACGCCCGAGCGGATCGATGCCATCCAGACAAGCCTGCTGGCGGGGGACCGGAAAGGGGCCGAAAAGCTGCTCAAGGCGCTTCTGAAGCTCGAGCCGATGAACCCCAAGCTGCAGCTGTTGGCTGATTCGCTCGACAAGGATCCGCAGGAGTTGCTGGGCCCCAAAAGCTATCCTTACACGGTCCAGCCGGATGAAACGATCACCGATATTGCTGAGCGTCTACTCGGCAACCGCCTGAAGGCCTATCAGCTGGCGCGCTACAACCAGTTGGCAACACCCGTGGCACTGACGCCGGGGCAGGTGCTGCGCATTCCCGGCGAACTGCCAGTGGCCAAGCCTCAGCCCGCGCCACCCGCGCCCGAAAGGCCCCGCCGCCCGGCTCCTATGGCGAAACCGGCGGCGCCCGCGCCTGTTAAGCCCGTCGTCAATCCCGGTGCCGCGCAGCATCTGCGCGCGCAGGGGCTTGCCGCGCTCAACCGTGGTGCGGTGGGCGAGGCGGTGGGCCTGTTGCGCAAGGCTAGGGCGCTCGATCCCGGCAATGCGCTGATCGCGCGCGATCTGGGCCGGGCCGAGCGGATTGCCGCCACCGTGCGCGCCAGCGCCAAAAAATAG
- a CDS encoding serine/threonine-protein kinase has protein sequence MQQLGRYQIAGRLGEGAMADVFRAFDPDIGRMVAIKALKSDYRRDPELSARFLREARAAGALTHPHIATIFDVGEIDGIPYIAMELVEGKPLDAVLQAQGRMPFERVLTLGLQLAEALAFAHARGIVHRDVKPSNILISSDGLTAKLLDFGVARMDEGDGTGQDRLLARTMAGQIIGTPRYMSPEQCLGLPVDQRADLFSLGAVLYEMVAGTVAFDATGLATLAIQISQDKIAPIERSAADCPLGLRQIVDKLLAKKPEQRFADGAQLAQALRREIAALQADEGTVRKGLSIRIKLPLALVGITLAALLLCISAMLSRQQHALEHMAVTSGETIATFVSKNAAVLLADNAGLPADQQDWAPLQAFVAAAGQEGGVKDIVVVDAQGMVRAASQAGLVGQHYRPVTGEMALESSGHAAVTDVPGRGSLRFIRSIHYAGADFGKIDMLVPRTALDEAVANARMLLIALAGVVLAVVLAVGYLSGALVARPLRRLQQALQEAGETGFALRISHNRRDEFGAAFTAFNHLAETIEPQLGGLPDVAAPALDATCIQLPPRQAA, from the coding sequence ATGCAGCAACTTGGCCGTTATCAGATTGCAGGGCGCCTGGGCGAAGGCGCGATGGCGGACGTCTTCCGGGCGTTCGATCCCGACATCGGGCGCATGGTTGCGATCAAGGCGCTGAAGTCCGACTACCGGCGCGATCCGGAACTGAGCGCACGCTTCCTGCGCGAAGCCCGCGCCGCCGGGGCGCTGACCCATCCCCATATCGCCACGATCTTCGATGTCGGCGAGATCGACGGCATTCCCTACATCGCCATGGAGCTGGTGGAAGGCAAACCGCTCGACGCTGTGCTGCAGGCGCAGGGCCGCATGCCCTTCGAGCGTGTGCTGACGTTGGGGCTGCAACTGGCCGAGGCACTGGCTTTTGCCCATGCGCGCGGCATCGTCCACCGCGATGTGAAGCCTTCGAACATTTTGATTTCCAGCGATGGGCTGACCGCCAAGCTGCTCGACTTCGGCGTGGCCCGAATGGATGAGGGCGATGGCACCGGTCAGGATCGCCTGCTGGCCCGCACCATGGCCGGGCAGATCATCGGCACCCCGCGCTACATGAGCCCCGAGCAGTGTCTGGGCCTGCCGGTGGACCAGCGCGCTGATCTCTTCTCGCTGGGCGCGGTGCTTTACGAGATGGTGGCGGGCACGGTGGCCTTCGATGCCACGGGGTTGGCCACGCTGGCGATTCAGATCTCGCAGGACAAGATCGCGCCGATCGAGCGCAGCGCTGCCGATTGCCCGCTTGGCCTGCGCCAGATCGTCGACAAGCTGCTGGCGAAAAAGCCCGAGCAGCGCTTTGCCGATGGCGCCCAGCTGGCTCAGGCCCTGCGCCGCGAGATCGCAGCGCTTCAGGCCGACGAGGGCACTGTGCGGAAGGGCCTGTCGATCCGCATCAAGCTGCCGCTAGCGCTTGTGGGCATTACGCTGGCCGCGCTGCTGTTGTGCATTTCGGCGATGCTCAGTCGGCAGCAGCATGCTCTTGAGCATATGGCGGTGACTTCGGGTGAGACGATCGCCACCTTCGTCAGCAAGAATGCCGCCGTGCTGCTGGCAGACAATGCCGGATTGCCCGCCGATCAGCAGGATTGGGCGCCGCTTCAGGCTTTCGTTGCCGCAGCCGGTCAGGAAGGTGGCGTGAAGGACATTGTGGTGGTCGATGCGCAAGGCATGGTGCGTGCGGCCAGTCAGGCCGGGCTGGTGGGCCAGCACTATCGCCCGGTGACGGGCGAGATGGCGCTGGAGTCATCGGGCCATGCGGCGGTCACCGATGTACCCGGGCGCGGATCGCTGCGCTTTATTCGCTCGATCCATTATGCGGGGGCCGATTTCGGCAAGATCGACATGCTGGTGCCGCGCACCGCGCTGGATGAGGCGGTGGCCAATGCGCGCATGCTGCTGATCGCTCTGGCCGGTGTCGTGCTGGCGGTGGTGCTGGCGGTCGGCTATCTGAGCGGCGCTCTGGTGGCGCGGCCCCTACGACGCCTGCAGCAGGCGCTGCAGGAGGCGGGCGAAACAGGCTTTGCCCTGCGCATTTCGCACAATCGCCGTGATGAGTTCGGCGCGGCCTTCACCGCGTTCAACCACTTGGCCGAGACCATCGAGCCACAATTGGGCGGTCTGCCCGATGTTGCGGCGCCCGCGCTCGATGCGACCTGCATCCAGCTTCCCCCCCGTCAGGCGGCGTAA
- a CDS encoding type VI secretion system-associated FHA domain protein produces MYMLQLFTEDSAIEPVDARLLRDGTITIGRGATCDWPINDPERALSREHCELSALPHGLMLRTTGANGVFDDATGERLPDLVDVPVAVPATLRIGGFRLAATHALLTDQDQVEDRTMVLTPPIGMSAAVPTDWEDASFSLASQSESLMEAFCRGAGLDASMLSGDDPALVMERAGAIYRQMVLSIADLMREREQARRRYNLARTTISGSGNNPFKWAPTQRLAVDLLLSEIGSFLSGPEAIANSLQDVKRHLIATFAGLQASLHEAVDTFDPHAVAAATEGKGGLLKSQQVLQMREVQERHADLRRQLDGAEGSLERAFVNAYAAAEQS; encoded by the coding sequence ATGTATATGTTGCAGCTCTTCACCGAGGACAGCGCCATTGAGCCGGTCGATGCGCGGCTGCTGCGTGATGGCACCATCACCATCGGCCGCGGCGCGACCTGCGATTGGCCGATCAACGATCCGGAACGCGCCCTCTCGCGTGAGCATTGCGAGCTTTCCGCGCTGCCCCATGGGTTGATGCTGCGCACCACCGGCGCCAATGGCGTCTTCGACGATGCCACCGGCGAGCGGCTTCCCGATCTGGTCGATGTGCCGGTGGCCGTGCCCGCCACCTTGCGGATCGGCGGCTTTCGTCTGGCAGCCACCCACGCGCTATTGACTGACCAGGATCAGGTGGAGGACCGCACCATGGTGCTGACCCCGCCCATCGGCATGTCCGCCGCCGTGCCGACCGATTGGGAGGACGCCTCTTTCTCGCTGGCCAGCCAGAGCGAATCGCTGATGGAGGCCTTTTGCCGGGGCGCGGGGCTCGATGCCTCGATGCTGTCCGGCGACGATCCGGCGCTGGTGATGGAGCGCGCCGGGGCGATCTATCGCCAGATGGTGCTGAGCATCGCCGATCTGATGCGTGAGCGCGAGCAGGCGCGGCGGCGCTACAATCTGGCGCGCACCACCATCAGCGGTTCGGGCAACAATCCCTTCAAATGGGCGCCGACGCAGCGGCTGGCGGTCGATCTGCTGCTCTCGGAGATCGGCAGCTTCCTCTCCGGGCCCGAGGCGATTGCCAATTCGTTGCAGGATGTGAAGCGGCATCTGATCGCCACCTTCGCGGGGTTGCAGGCCTCGCTACATGAGGCGGTCGATACCTTCGATCCCCACGCCGTGGCGGCGGCGACCGAAGGCAAGGGCGGCCTGCTCAAGAGCCAGCAGGTGCTGCAGATGCGCGAGGTGCAGGAGCGCCACGCCGATCTGCGCCGCCAGCTCGATGGCGCCGAAGGCTCGCTCGAACGCGCTTTCGTCAACGCCTATGCGGCGGCGGAGCAGAGTTGA